The sequence GAAGGGGAATTCAAGAGCCTATTTTTTTCTGCACATTCCGAAGTGCGGTGGATCATCGATTACACGCGCTCTCGAAGAGTCCATCGGGTTTCGGAAATGGATCACAGGAAGGTATCATTACTTGAAAGCCGCCCCCTCACGGAAAGCTGCTGACGATATGGGACTGAGTCTGATGGATTACCGAAATCATATTCTCTCGTATTACCTGAATGACGAGTCGATGATGTATATAGGAGGACATTTCGGGTTTAGTAGTCGTCTGCACGAAAAGCACTCAAACCGCTGGAGGTACCTGACAATACTTCGCGACCCGGTGAGTAATTGGTTCTCTCAATATTTTTACAATCGATATAAAGAACATGATCACTTCGCAATTGAGAGCAGTATTGAAGAATTCGCCCACTCCGATGAAGGACGAAGACTTGGCTCAGATTTCGTGCACAAGTTGACCGATGAGATTCCAGAGAACGAGCTCAATTCCGATGCGGCGATTGAGCAAGCAATTGAAAATATAAAAAGTTTGATCTTGTCGGTGTAATCGAGGAGGTTGATGCGTTCGCGGATAAATTCGAGTCTATTTTTGGGGTTAGACTCGATATTCCACATGTCAACAGAAGTCCAGTCGAAAAGAGGAAACGTAGAGAAATGATCACCGGCGAGATCAGAGAAAGAGTTGAGGCATACTGTGCACCGGACTTGAAAGTCTACAGCCTTGAAAGTCTACAGCTATGTCCTTGACCACTTCGTGCGGAGTAGCACTGCCGATGTGAAAATGTAGACGTAGACTGACATATCGGCGGAATAGTAATGTTATTATTACGGTCTTTCGGGAAAATATAGCTAAAACAATGTGGCAAATGAACTCTACTACTTGGTCAAAATTGCGTTTGTGGGTTACGGAGCGACCCTGGCTCTATCCTCAGGTTCGTTCGTTTCAAAAGGCGCTTGGGCAAATTCACAGTCAAGCATTTTGTACATCAGATACGGATCTATGCATCGAGGGCTATCCAGCCTGTGCAAATAGTTACCTGTATTTTGTCTTCAAAGAGTGTGCGAATCAATCCCTGGACGTTGGTCACCACACGCATAGCGTTGCTAACGTCAAGCGGTCTCTTTACTACGGAATTCCATCTGTGGTCGTATTTCGAGATCCTGAGGACGCGATTCCGTCTTATCTCTCGCGCTTTGATAAGGACCCGCGGGAAGCGGTTCTTCGATACGTCCGGTTCTACCAGTACATTTGCACGGTCGCCGACCAAGTTCTGCTCGCTAGCTTTGAGGAGGTGACCTCACACGTCGACCGCGTTGTTCATCGTGTGAGGTTAGCGACTGACCTCCAGTTTGAAATTGGCGAGATCGGTACACTCAAAGAGAGGGTACAGAGCCGGATGAAAGAGCAGTGGTCTGATTCGCGAGACGCACTGTTCAACCGACGCGATATTCCGCTCCCGAACGAAGACCGAGAGGTTGCAAAAAGGCGGGCTTTGGAAGCGATCAAGTCACTTGACATTTACAAGGAAGCTGTTGGGCAATTCAGGCAGATTAAAGATCTGTTCCATCAATCTACACCAACTGGCTAAAATCAATTGAATAGTTATGAGTCATTCTGTTCAAGTACTGATGTCAACGTACAACGGCGAAAAGTACGTAGGCGAGCAAATCGAAAGCATCCTGGCACAAGATCATTCCGATGTGCGCCTCTTGATTCGTGATGACGGATCGAGTGACAACACGATATCAATTCTGCGCGAGTATACATCTGAGCACGAAAACATTGAGTTAATTAATGGAAAAAACTTAGGTGTTGTTGATAGCTTTTTCCAACTGTTAAAAACTGCCGACGAAGTTGATTATTACGCCTTCAGTGATCAGGACGATATATGGAAGTCAAATAAAATTAGTCGTGCAGTAAGATATTTGGAAGATATGAAAGGCACGAACGACGAGCCCCTTTTATACTTTGCCAAGCAGGAGTACGTGGATGAAGAGCTCGCCACAATCGGCTACTCTGATACACCCCGTTACATTGGTCTAAAAAATGCACTTGTTCAAAATGTAGCAATTGGATGCACAACGGTGATTAATCGGAGTGCGCGTGATCTCGTGAACCGTCACCAGCCCGAATATGCAATCATGCATGACTGGTGGATTTATCTGACCGTAGCGGCTATGGGACGAGTGATATACGACTCTGAACCCACGATGAAGTACCGTCAACATGGCAACAACACCTTAGGGGCGACAGCGAGCGTAATTGAGCGGCTTCGGAGACGGTTCAAGCGTTTTCTGACCCGAAACTGGAAAAATGATGTCTTTCGCCCACGCGACCAGGCGGAAGAGTTCTTGTCATGTTTTAGAAGTGAGTTAGATACAGTGGATTGTCAGTTAGTGGAGCGGTTTGTGAGGTCTAAGGAGGGATCGCTGTCCCGTTTCTTTTACTCCCTTAAACCCGATGTTCAGCGTAATCGTCTGGTTGATAATTTGATTCTCCGCTTCATGATCATCATGAATCGTTATTAATATGTACAATTTGACATGATTTTATTGTATCACAGTTTTGTTCTACTCTATATAGTATAGAATGTTTGAATGAATACTAAGAACGTACTTTTAGTCGCCAACTGGGACTGGGTAATTTATAATTTTCGGATGGCATTAGCTGCTTCCCTTAAGCAGCAAGGATACGATGTTACACTCATCTCTCCCTATGGTAAATATGTCGACGAATTGGAAGCAGACGGCTTTCGATGGATTGAATGGCCGCTTGAGCGACGTAGCCTGAACCTGTTTGCGGAGCTGAACGCCATCTGGAAGCTGGCACAAATTTACGAACAGGAATCTCCCGATCTCATCCATCATGACACGATTAAGCCCAATCTTTACGGAGCGCTCGCCGCACAGATAAATACGTGGCGAGGTGTGTGGGAAGAGCCTCCGCAACTTCTCAATTCATTCATGGGAATCGGGTTTCTATTTTCTCAGCGGCCTGAGGCGAAGCTACTTCGCGCGCTCATGCTTCCTGTTATGCGATTTGCCATGCGGCGCAATCATGTCTTCACCACTTTCTCCAATAAGGTAGACCAGAATACATTTCTGCAGCAATATCTGGTTAAATCGGAGCGCACCCGAGTGATGATCAGCGAGTTCGTCAACACGGAGCGGTTCCAGGCTCGTCCGAACGGCAAATCCGATGAAGAGGATCTTGTTGTGCTTATGGCCGCCCGTCTTCTTTGGGATAAAGGGGTGCAGGAGTTTGTGTCGGCAGCGCAAACACTGCATGAGGACGGCGTTCCCGTGGAGTTCTGGCTGGCGGGAGAGCCAGACACCGAGACACCGGGATTCGTGCCTGAGGATCAATTGCGAGAGTGGGATCAGTCGGGGATCATCAACTGGCTCGGCTACTGCTCCGACATGCCCGATCTGTTAAACCGCGCTGATATAGCGGTGCTGCCCACTCACTACAATGAAGGGCTCCCTCGATTTTTGGTGGAGGCAGCAGCAACGGGCTTGCCACTTGTGGCAACAGATATTGAAGCGTGCCGCCGCGTGGTGGAAGCTGGAAAGAATGGCTTTGTCATCCCGAAGCGCAGTCCTGAGCATCTGGCAGAGGCCGTAGAAAAGCTTGTCCGAAATCCAACATTGCGTAAGACAATGGGGACAGCGAGCCGGAAAAAAGCAATCGACGAATTTGCGGAGCGAGAAGTCGTCGAAGAGTGGCTCGATTTGTATGATTATTTGCTTTCAGAGCAGTAAGTAGTCTCTGCTCTATCACGGGTACGCAGTCGATGCTGGAGTTTGCCCGGCAGATGGAGATCGAGACCTTCATCTTCGGCTCCTCCTCGTCGGTCTATGGTAACAACGAGAAGGTGCCGTTCAGCGAAGAAGACGCGGTGCATCATCCGATTTCGCCGTACGCTGCCTCGAAGCGCTCGGGCGAGCTGATCGCCCACACCTATCACCACCTCTACGACATGACGGTGCACTGCCTGCGGTTTTTCACCGTCTACGGCCCTCGCCAGCGGCCCGACCTGGCTATCCACAAGTTCGCGCGCCAGCTGCTCACCGGCCAGCCCATTACGATGTACGGCGACGGGACGACGAGCCGC comes from Salisaeta longa DSM 21114 and encodes:
- a CDS encoding GDP-mannose 4,6-dehydratase, with the protein product MTGTQSMLEFARQMEIETFIFGSSSSVYGNNEKVPFSEEDAVHHPISPYAASKRSGELIAHTYHHLYDMTVHCLRFFTVYGPRQRPDLAIHKFARQLLTGQPITMYGDGTTSRDYTYVADIVDGIVASLHRAHALETPEYEIINLGGSETTQLKALIDGIGQALGIEPKIERLPMQPGDVKRTYADITKARELLGYQPDTPIGDGLQKFADWVQDYYADRPVEV
- a CDS encoding glycosyltransferase family 2 protein — translated: MSHSVQVLMSTYNGEKYVGEQIESILAQDHSDVRLLIRDDGSSDNTISILREYTSEHENIELINGKNLGVVDSFFQLLKTADEVDYYAFSDQDDIWKSNKISRAVRYLEDMKGTNDEPLLYFAKQEYVDEELATIGYSDTPRYIGLKNALVQNVAIGCTTVINRSARDLVNRHQPEYAIMHDWWIYLTVAAMGRVIYDSEPTMKYRQHGNNTLGATASVIERLRRRFKRFLTRNWKNDVFRPRDQAEEFLSCFRSELDTVDCQLVERFVRSKEGSLSRFFYSLKPDVQRNRLVDNLILRFMIIMNRY
- a CDS encoding glycosyltransferase family 4 protein; the encoded protein is MNTKNVLLVANWDWVIYNFRMALAASLKQQGYDVTLISPYGKYVDELEADGFRWIEWPLERRSLNLFAELNAIWKLAQIYEQESPDLIHHDTIKPNLYGALAAQINTWRGVWEEPPQLLNSFMGIGFLFSQRPEAKLLRALMLPVMRFAMRRNHVFTTFSNKVDQNTFLQQYLVKSERTRVMISEFVNTERFQARPNGKSDEEDLVVLMAARLLWDKGVQEFVSAAQTLHEDGVPVEFWLAGEPDTETPGFVPEDQLREWDQSGIINWLGYCSDMPDLLNRADIAVLPTHYNEGLPRFLVEAAATGLPLVATDIEACRRVVEAGKNGFVIPKRSPEHLAEAVEKLVRNPTLRKTMGTASRKKAIDEFAEREVVEEWLDLYDYLLSEQ